The proteins below come from a single Yamadazyma tenuis chromosome 5, complete sequence genomic window:
- a CDS encoding uncharacterized protein (COG:S; EggNog:ENOG503Q6YH) → MSKILPFTEANTQRISSLFRQSLRTAFDHSMKFDIYRQQTISIRKQFDANKHISNPQELEAAIASTKAKLAEWAHPDPYVPPCRPGGTKYQRNIPPPNEHVVPGDW, encoded by the coding sequence ATGTCCAAGATATTACCGTTCACAGAAGCAAACACCCAAAGAATCAGCTCGTTGTTTAGACAGTCCTTAAGGACTGCCTTTGACCACTCCATGAAGTTTGACATTTATAGACAGCAAACAATAAGCATCAGAAAGCAATTTGATGCCAACAAGCATATCTCAAACCCTCAGGAATTGGAAGCAGCCATTGCCAGTACCAAAGCAAAATTAGCCGAGTGGGCTCACCCAGACCCTTATGTCCCACCATGTAGACCAGGAGGTACCAAATACCAAAGAAATATTCCTCCACCTAATGAACATGTTGTACCTGGAGACTGGTAA